From the Daucus carota subsp. sativus chromosome 8, DH1 v3.0, whole genome shotgun sequence genome, one window contains:
- the LOC108197036 gene encoding SAC3 family protein A encodes MEKIPDNFSTTSQQATPSFSASSRATTNSSRYRNSNYAASYQTNQSDPQQHQQSNRSYPQQQQQSNRSYPQQQQQSNRSYQLQQSNRSYSQRGAYAPQQPSSSFRNNSINSHRDQSSNANYAEEEKLRRENRSQRFENQRGNQARNNYTRPKTIGARLSAGSKSCEGGNNTVVKDIDLDSFTVKGTCQEVEKCYLRLTSAPDPATVRPEKVLEKALLMVQKSQKNYLYKCDQLKSIRQDLTVQRIRNELTVKVYETHARLAIEVGDLSEYNQCQSQLQELYAEGHKGCDMEFSAYNLLSVILHSNNNRDLLSAMSRLSVDARIDGAVKHALAVRQAVTFENYVLFFRLYKKAPNLNTFLMDLYVEKMRYTAVKCISRSYRPTLPVAYIAQLLGFSSVVLPTEPSDEKDTDGLEECAEWLKAHGACLIIDNAGKVLLDSKASTTSLFMPKPEVDVAHGDATLSVNDFLTRAPS; translated from the exons ATGGAGAAGATTCCAGACAACTTCTCCACAACTTCACAACAAGCTACTCCGAGTTTTTCGGCTTCTTCCAGAGCTACAACAAACTCATCCCGATATCGAAACTCAAATTATGCAGCTAGTTATCAAACTAATCAATCGGATCCGCAGCAGCATCAACAAAGTAATCGATCGTATCcgcaacaacagcaacagagTAATCGATCGTATCCGCAGCAACAGCAACAGAGTAATCGATCGTATCAGCTGCAACAGAGTAATCGATCGTATTCGCAAAGAGGAGCATATGCTCCTCAACAGCCTAGTTCCTCGTTTCGAAATAATTCTATTAATAGTCATAGAGACCAGAGTTCAAATGCCAATTACGCAGAAGAAGAGAAATTGAGAAGGGAGAATCGTTCTCAACGTTTTGAAAATCAACGTGGCAATCAGGCTAGAAATAATTATACTAGACCTAAAACTATTGGAGCTCGATTGTCTGCTGGAAGTAAGAGTTGTGAAGGAGGAAACAATACAGTTGTTAAAGATattgacttggattcttttacTGTTAAGGGAACCTGTCAGGAAGTCGAGAAATGCTATTTACGTCTTACCTCCGCACCTGATCCCGCCACT GTGAGACCAGAAAAAGTGTTAGAAAAAGCTCTTCTCATGGTTCAGAAATCCCAGAAGAACTACCTTTACAAATGTGATCAGTTAAAATCTATCCGCCAAGATCTTACGGTACAGCGCATACGAAATGAGCTTACAGTTAAG GTTTATGAAACTCATGCTAGATTAGCAATTGAAGTTGGCGACTTATCAGAGTATAATCAG TGCCAATCTCAATTGCAAGAACTTTATGCAGAAGGACACAAGGGATGTGATATGGAATTTTCGGCTTACAATCTACTTTCTGTAATTCTACACTCTAATAATAATAGGGACCTCTTGTCAGCCATGTCAAG GTTGTCAGTTGATGCCAGAATAGACGGGGCTGTAAAGCATGCTCTTGCAGTGCGCCAAGCTGTCACTTTTGAAAATTATGTATTGTTCTTCAGGCTGTATAAGAAGGCTCCTAATTTGAACACATTCCTCATGG ATCTGTATGTAGAAAAAATGCGTTATACCGCAGTTAAATGTATTTCCCGTTCATATCGTCCTACGCTTCCTGTTGCATATATTGCTCAGCTTCTAGGCTTTAGTAGTGTTGTGCTCCCGACTGAACCAAGTGATGAGAAGGACACTGATGGACTAGAGGAGTGTGCGGAATGGTTGAAGGCCCACGGTGCATGTCTTATTATAGATAATGCTGGCAAGGTGCTACTTGACTCAAAG GCTTCAACAACTAGTCTCTTTATGCCAAAACCAGAAGTTGATGTTGCTCACGGAGATGCCACTCTTTCTGTTAATGATTTTTTGACTAGGGCTCCCTCATAA